A window of the Henckelia pumila isolate YLH828 chromosome 3, ASM3356847v2, whole genome shotgun sequence genome harbors these coding sequences:
- the LOC140889054 gene encoding uncharacterized protein, with protein MEFDDEVVKYNIYDAMKFPDNDDCDDGIEISEEVKEIERILNNAYELPQSCNVFYLSLPISNTRRLPSVLQAPVVELKMLPNHLKCVFLGEGETLPVIISNSLEPDQEEQLVKVLQEHKTAIGWTIANIKEIIPSTCMHKILMEEGGSPSRQPQRKLNPPMMEVVKAEILKLLEVGIAIALEDQEKKTLTCLFVFMDDFTVYGDSFENYLSNLALVLKRFLQKVIVYSDHASLRFLMAKKEAKPRLIRWILLLSKFDVKIKDKRGTENRVSNHLSRLVHVDEELNLREEFPNEQLFSASAELPSYANIVNYLVTKGFPSEFSKAERDKVRSDAKVNY; from the exons atggaatttgatgacGAGGTTgtgaaatataatatttatgatgccatgaaatttcctgacaATGATGATTGC gatgatggaATTGAAATCAGTGAAGAAGTAAAAGAGATTGAGCGAATTCTGAACAATGCTtatgagctacctcagtcatgtaatgtattttatttatctcTACCAATCTCTAACACTAGgcgccttccatctgttttacaggcaccagtggtcgaaCTAAAGATGCTTCCAAACCATCTTAAGTgtgttttccttggagaaggagaaacattaccagtcatcatctcAAATAGTTTGGAACCCGATCAAGAGGAACAGTTAGTCAAAGTATtgcaagagcacaagactgctattggatgGACCATAGCAAACATCAAGGAAATTATCCCTTCTACATGCATGCAcaaaattttgatggaggaaggaggGAGTCCCTCACGTCAGCCACAAAGGAAGTTGAACCCACCCATGATGGAGGTGGTCAAAGCTGAAATTCTAAaactacttgaagttggg attgctattgCGCTAGAGGATCAGGAGAAGAAGACATTAACTTGCCTGTTTG tttttatggatgatttcactgtctatggtgattcatttgAAAACTATCTGTCTAACCTTGCgcttgtccttaagag GTTTCTACAGAAG GTTATTGTTTACTCTGATCATGCAtctcttcgttttctgatggcaaagaaggaggcaaaaccaaggctgatACGATGGATACTACTTTTGAGCAAATTTGATGTGAAAATTaaggacaaaagagggaccgAGAATCGAGTTTCTAACCACTTGAGTCGCCTAGTTCatgttgatgaggagctgaatttgcgagaagaatttcccAATGAGCAATTATTTTCCGCAAGCGCAGAATTACCCTCGTACGCaaatattgttaattatttagtGACTAAAGGGTTTCCTTCTGAATTTTCTAAGGCGGAAAGGGACAAAGTGCGGAGCGATGcaaa ggtcaattattga